From one Sparus aurata chromosome 16, fSpaAur1.1, whole genome shotgun sequence genomic stretch:
- the itgb1bp1 gene encoding integrin beta-1-binding protein 1 isoform X1: MFRKVKKRHSSSSSQSSEISTKSKSVDSSLGGLSRSSTVASLDTDSTKSSGNSTSDTCAEFRVKYVGAIERLQFDMSKTLQEPLDLINYIDAAQQDGKLPFIPGDEEMILGVSKYGVKVASLDQCDVLHRHPLYLIVRMLCYDDGLGAGKNLLALKTTDAKQEECSIWVYQCSSSEQAQSICKVLSASFDCALTSDKS, from the exons ATGTTCCGGAAAGTCAAGAAgcgccacagcagcagcagctcgcaAAGCAGTGAGATCAGCACCAAAAGCAAA TCTGTGGACTCCAGTTTGGGAGGGCTCTCCAGGTCCAGCACCGTCGCCAGCCTTGACACAGACTCCACCAAGAGCTCAG GCAACAGCACGTCTGACACGTGCGCTGAGTTCAGGGTGAAGTATGTGGGAGCCATTGAGAGGCTACAGTTTGACATGAGCAAGACCCTCCAGGAGCCTCTGGACCTCATCAACTACATTGATGCTGCTCAG CAAGATGGAAAGCTTCCCTTCATACCCGGGGACGAGGAGATGATTCTGGGAGTGTCAAAGTACGGAGTGAAAGTGGCGTCCCTGGACCAGTGT GACGTGCTGCATCGCCACCCTCTCTACCTGATAGTGCGCATGCTGTGTTACGATGACGGCCTGGGTGCAGGGAAGAACCTCCTGGCTCTCAAAACCACCGATGCAAAGCAAGAGGAGTGCAGCATCTGGGTGTACCAGTGCAGCAGTTCA GAGCAGGCTCAGTCCATCTGCAAGGTGCTGTCGGCTTCTTTTGACTGCGCTCTGACGTCAGACAAGTCCTGA
- the itgb1bp1 gene encoding integrin beta-1-binding protein 1 isoform X2, with product MFRKVKKRHSSSSSQSSEISTKSKSVDSSLGGLSRSSTVASLDTDSTKSSGNSTSDTCAEFRVKYVGAIERLQFDMSKTLQEPLDLINYIDAAQQDGKLPFIPGDEEMILGVSKYGVKVASLDQCEQAQSICKVLSASFDCALTSDKS from the exons ATGTTCCGGAAAGTCAAGAAgcgccacagcagcagcagctcgcaAAGCAGTGAGATCAGCACCAAAAGCAAA TCTGTGGACTCCAGTTTGGGAGGGCTCTCCAGGTCCAGCACCGTCGCCAGCCTTGACACAGACTCCACCAAGAGCTCAG GCAACAGCACGTCTGACACGTGCGCTGAGTTCAGGGTGAAGTATGTGGGAGCCATTGAGAGGCTACAGTTTGACATGAGCAAGACCCTCCAGGAGCCTCTGGACCTCATCAACTACATTGATGCTGCTCAG CAAGATGGAAAGCTTCCCTTCATACCCGGGGACGAGGAGATGATTCTGGGAGTGTCAAAGTACGGAGTGAAAGTGGCGTCCCTGGACCAGTGT GAGCAGGCTCAGTCCATCTGCAAGGTGCTGTCGGCTTCTTTTGACTGCGCTCTGACGTCAGACAAGTCCTGA